One region of Kytococcus sedentarius DSM 20547 genomic DNA includes:
- a CDS encoding dTDP-4-dehydrorhamnose 3,5-epimerase family protein has protein sequence MVTAELAPRALPVDGAYLFPLGGGSDERGRGRMLVPAALREADATTRFTLDQVSVLTNRRGALRGFHVAEHPGHTKLITCAAGAVWDVLIDLRQDSPTFRGVAEVHVEGSDPTAVLCPAGVAHGFLSLTEGSVVLIGVDDNFAGVTEHGFDALDPALGVRWPLPDDDFIRSARDASAPPLADLLGSGFRFPSGHPTSG, from the coding sequence ATGGTGACGGCTGAGCTCGCCCCTCGAGCACTCCCGGTGGACGGGGCCTACCTCTTTCCGCTGGGCGGGGGCAGCGATGAGCGAGGACGTGGGCGCATGCTGGTGCCCGCCGCGCTGAGGGAGGCCGACGCGACCACGCGGTTCACCCTCGACCAGGTGTCGGTGCTCACCAACCGCCGTGGGGCCCTGCGCGGCTTCCACGTTGCGGAGCACCCGGGGCACACGAAGCTCATCACGTGCGCAGCGGGGGCCGTCTGGGATGTGCTGATCGATCTGCGCCAGGACAGCCCGACCTTCCGTGGAGTGGCCGAGGTGCACGTGGAGGGGAGCGATCCGACGGCGGTCCTCTGCCCCGCCGGGGTGGCGCACGGATTCCTCTCCCTGACCGAGGGATCCGTGGTCCTGATCGGCGTTGACGACAACTTCGCGGGGGTGACGGAGCACGGTTTCGATGCCCTGGACCCTGCACTGGGTGTCCGGTGGCCCCTGCCGGACGATGACTTCATCCGCTCGGCTCGTGACGCCTCGGCTCCTCCGTTGGCCGATCTGCTGGGGTCCGGCTTCCGGTTCCCGTCCGGGCACCCTACTTCGGGCTGA